CTCGGTCTCGCCGGGGAAGCCGACGATGAAGGTCGAGCGGATGGCGAGGTCCGGGCAGATCTCGCGCCATTTCCTGATGCGCTCCAGCGTCTTCTCGTGATGGGCCGGCCGGCGCATCGCCTTCAGCACCGAGGGAGAGGCATGCTGGAACGGGATATCGAGATAGGGCAGCACATGGCCCTCCGCCATCAGCGGGATGACCTCGTCGACATGCGGGTAGGGGTAGACATAGTGCATCCGGACCCAGACGCCCATCTGGCCGAGCTCGCGCGCCAGCTCGAAGAAGCGGGTGCGGACCTCGCGGTCCTTCCACATCGACGGCGCATATTTGATGTCGAGCCCATAGGCGCTGGTGTCCTGCGAGATCACCAGCAGTTCCTTGACACCGGCTTTGACCAGCTTCTCGGCCTCGCGCAGCACCTCGCCGATCGGCCGCGAGACCAGATCGCCGCGCAATTTTGGGATGATGCAGAAGCTGCAGCGATTGTTGCAACCCTCTGAAATCTTGAGATAGGCGTAGTGCCGCGGCGTCAGCTTGATGCCCTGATCCGGGACCAGGTCGAGGAAAGGGTCGTGCTTGGGCGGCACGGCCTGATGCACCGCCGAGACCACGCTCTCATAGGCCTGCGGCCCGGTGATCGCCAGCAGGTTCGGGAAGGCGTCGCGGATCTGCTCGGGTTCGGCGCCCATGCAGCCGGTGACGATGACCTTGCCGTTCTCCGCCATGGCCGCGCCGATCGCTTCGAGCGATTCCTGCTTGGCGCTGTCGAGGAAACCACAGGTGTTGACGATGACGAGGTCGGCGCCCGCATGGCTCTTGCTGAGCTCGTAGCCCTCGGAGCGCAGCGAGGTGATGATGCGTTCGGAATCGACGAGTGCCTTGGGGCAACCGAGGGAAACGAACGAGATTTTCGGCGCGACGGCATTCATCGGCGACAGAACTCGGCAACGGAGCAAGGGAAGGGCGCGGCAAGGCCGGCGCGATGGCGCTTCCTTTGATCCTTTTTGGACAAATTTGCAACTCGTCCCGGGTCAGCGCGCCGTTAGTCCGCCATCGGCCATGTGGAAGCCGCCCGTGAGGAAGGAGGCCTCGTCCGAGAGCAGGAAGGCGATCATGTCGGCGATCTCCCTCCGCGTACCGAGCCGTCCGAGCGGGTGAGCTGCGGCAAACTCGGCTCGCGTGCTCTCCGGCAGCTTCGCCATTTCGGGTGTCTCGATGTAGCCGGGCCCGATCGCATTGATGCGGATGCCTTTCGTCGCATAGTCCAGCGCCGCGGCCCGGGTCAGGCCGACGATGCCATGCTTGGTCGCGCTGTAGGGAGCGATCCCGGCCTGCCCGACGGCGCCTGCGCCCGAGGACATGTTGACGATGGCGCCGCCTCCAGCCGCGAGCATCGCCGGGATCTCATACTTCATGGCGTGGAAGATGCCGGAGAGGTTGATCGCGAGGATGCGC
This sequence is a window from Bosea vestrisii. Protein-coding genes within it:
- the rimO gene encoding 30S ribosomal protein S12 methylthiotransferase RimO, with translation MNAVAPKISFVSLGCPKALVDSERIITSLRSEGYELSKSHAGADLVIVNTCGFLDSAKQESLEAIGAAMAENGKVIVTGCMGAEPEQIRDAFPNLLAITGPQAYESVVSAVHQAVPPKHDPFLDLVPDQGIKLTPRHYAYLKISEGCNNRCSFCIIPKLRGDLVSRPIGEVLREAEKLVKAGVKELLVISQDTSAYGLDIKYAPSMWKDREVRTRFFELARELGQMGVWVRMHYVYPYPHVDEVIPLMAEGHVLPYLDIPFQHASPSVLKAMRRPAHHEKTLERIRKWREICPDLAIRSTFIVGFPGETEDDVDFLLDWLKEAKLERVGCFKYEPVKGATANDLGLPLVAEDEKEARWHRFMKTQAEVSARIVKARVGKRIPVIIDEAGPTVAKGRSKWDAPEIDGNVYVSSRRPLRPGDIVTVKIERADAYDLHGIAV
- a CDS encoding SDR family NAD(P)-dependent oxidoreductase, with product MWDDKVAFVTGAATGLGESIAEGLFRRGARVALVDVDLDGVRQVAARLDPAKKRTLALQADVADAAAVEAAVQQTVECFGALHLAVNNAGITGDHNVPLAETHLDAWQRILAINLSGIFHAMKYEIPAMLAAGGGAIVNMSSGAGAVGQAGIAPYSATKHGIVGLTRAAALDYATKGIRINAIGPGYIETPEMAKLPESTRAEFAAAHPLGRLGTRREIADMIAFLLSDEASFLTGGFHMADGGLTAR